A genomic stretch from Vanrija pseudolonga chromosome 6, complete sequence includes:
- the nak1 gene encoding Serine/threonine-protein kinase nak1, whose translation MSPTETAYLSAIARQPKDALPEQIYEKLEMVGKGAYGAVYQGKHTGTGHIVALKIINLDTEDDDVQDIQKEVSLLQQLMKSFASAAATGPNAAATPMPNVIKYYGSMMDGPRVWIIMEYAEGGSIRTLSRAQPLKEMHICLIIREVLVALTFLHKNGIIHRDIKAANILLTSNPTRILLCDFGVAALLASNTSKRSTFVGTPYWMAPEVVTQGKLYDVKADIWSLGITLLEMAHGEPPMSGQPAAHAVKILGDKKLRAPRLEGGTWSKDMRDFVVACLNEEPSDRSSAEELSKMKWLKNQAKAPLTPLNELMVRFKNWKDQGGQRQSLQPGIGAQVEDDSATMSGEDWSFTVKSRMSMLSDLPSDDQKPAPPPESLRRLFQDDSLDSDPFQSTLQHQSTFAHQQALPPVPPIAPPIEPKSPLRALVAAEKKDDGDNDGGTVRQRKPPGLFIVTNPSNPTATTSTIGSSEESSQPTPLARPPLRTKASLDTFASAPTSRSQPEMPRAAPGVRRPSGSDAAGLRGFQFPLMTGANKQQPAPPPQFARDPRRAQSPSTMPPLSDSPLGLGAAPNPPFAQGRTPMMRQASATIMEGRAATHNQAAQQQFALAHEGPISPSKAARAPNMMGVGMIRSRSGSRVEENGLAGGMGLRDLLKLSPAVPDPDLLPPSPSTLTAPKPFVALPSPLAIPPGGEHERQNSGSGSAHLPSSLAMHAARQTHGHVHANSAFTSNVSSNSFPMLTPPTPGMPPGTQFAPPRPLDLARLDKTPAVLAEIDSTVDDLRRWLDVVERGLDDLLHSNPDDDEHAPSIRAASPSGLPVPPPPAHPVNPGGLAARSAANLI comes from the exons ATGTCGCCCACGGAAACCGCGTACCTCAGCGCCATTGCGCGGCAGCCTAAAGATGCGCTGCCAGAGCAGATCTACGAG AAACTCGAGATGGTGGGCAAAGGCGCGTACGGCGCAGTGTACCAGGGCAAGCATACCGGAACAGGCCACATTGTCGCGCTGAAGATCATCAACCTcgacaccgaggacgacgacgtgcaggACATCCAAAAGGAAGTGTCCCTCCTCCAGCAGTTAATGAAGAGCTTTGCCTCGGCTGCGGCCACTGGCCCGAACGCCGCGGCGACTCCCATGCCAAACGTCATCAAGTACTACGGCAGTATGATGGACGGCCCGAGAGTGTGGATCATTATGGAGTATGCGGAAGGTGGAAGTATCCGCACTTTG TCGAGAGCCCAGCCCCTCAAGGAGATGCACATCTGTTTGATCATCCGCGAGGTCCTCGTGGCGCTCACATTCTTGCACAAGAACGGCATCATTCACCGTGACATCAAGG CCGCCAACATCCTCTTGACGTCGAACCCGACCCGTATCCTGCTGTGTGACTTTGGTGTCGCTGCCCTTCTCGCGTCCAACACTTCTAAGCGCTCGACATTTGTCGGCACGCCGTACTGGATGGCGCCGGAAGTGGTGACCCAGGGCAAGCTCTacgacgtcaaggccgacATCTGGAGTCTGGGAATCACGCTTCTCGAGATGGCGCACGGCGAGCCACCAATGTCGGGTCAGcccgcggcgcacgccgtcaAGATTCTTGGGGACAAGAAGCTTCGCGCACCGAGACTAGAAGGTGGTACTTGGAGTAAGGACATGCGCGACTTTGTCGTTGCGTGTCTGAACGAGGAGCCAAGCGATCGCtccagcgccgaggagctcagCAAGATGAAGTGGCTCAAAAACCAGGCCAAGGCTCCGCTCACGCCCCTCAACGAGCTCATGGTCCGGTTCAAGAACTGGAAGGACCAGGGCGGCCAGCGGCAAAGTCTGCAGCCTGGCATCGGCGCACAAGTGGAAGACGACTCGGCGACTATGAGCGGCGAGGACTGGAGCTTT ACTGTCAAGTCGCGCATGAGCATGCTCTCTGACCTCCCCTCGGACGACCagaagccggcgccgccgccagagtcCTTGCGTCGCCTGTTCCAGGACGACAGCCTCGACTCTGATCCGTTCCAGTCGACACTGCAGCACCAGTCGACGTTTGCCCACCAGCAAGCATTGCCGCCTGTTCCACCTATTGCGCCGCCCATTGAACCCAAGTCACCTCTCCGTGCGCTTGTtgccgccgagaagaaggatGACGGGGACAATGACGGTGGCACGGTTAGACAACGTAAGCCACCCGGCTTGTTCATTGTCACGAACCCGTCCAacccgacggcgacaaccTCAACCATTGGCAGCAGCGAAGAGTCGTCACAGCCGACACCGTTAGCACGTCCTCCTCTCCGCACCAAGGCCAGCCTCGACACGtttgcctcggcgccgacgagccgctcACAGCCCGAGATGCCGCGGGCTGCGCCTGGGGTCCGGAGACCGAGTGGCTCGGATGCCGCTGGCCTCCGAGGCTTCCAGTTCCCGCTCATGACCGGTGCGAacaagcagcagcctgccccgccgccccagttCGCCCGTGACCCTCGCCGTGCACAGTCTCCATCAACCATGCCGCCGCTCAGCGACAGCCCACTTGGTCTCGGTGCCGCCCCCAACCCACCATTCGCACAAGGCCGCACGCCGATGATGCGCCAGGCCAGTGCCACAATCATGGAGGGGCGCGCCGCTACGCATAACCaagcggcgcagcagcagtttGCACTTGCCCACGAAGGCCCCATCTCGCCATCAAAAGCCGCGAGAGCGCCCAACATGATGGGCGTCGGCATGATTCGGTCACGCTCTGGGTcccgcgtcgaggagaacGGTCTTGCAGGCGGCATGGGCCTGCGTGACCTCCTCAAGCTATCCCCCGCCGtccccgaccccgacctcctcccaccTTCACCATCAACACTCACCGCGCCGAAGCCATtcgtcgcgctgccgtcgcctCTCGCCATCCCGccaggcggcgagcacgagcggcagAACtctggctcgggctcggctcATCTCCCCAGCTCACTGGCgatgcacgccgcgcgccagacgCACGGCCACGTGCACGCCAATTCAGCGTTCACCTCCAACGTGTCGTCGAACTCGTTCCCGATGCTCACACCGCCCACGCCCGGCATGCCCCCCGGCACGCAgttcgcgccgccgcgaccactCGACCTCGCAAGGCTCGACAAGACACCGGCTGTGCTAGCCGAAATCGACAgcaccgtcgacgacctgcggCGCTGGCTTGACGTTGTCGAGCGTGGTCTGGACGACCTCCTGCACTccaaccccgacgacgacgagcatgcCCCCAGCATCCGCGCGGCGTCTCCCTCGGGCCTCCCTGTccccccaccgcccgcccaccctgTCAACCCCGGCGGGCttgcggcgcgctcggccgcaaACCTCATTTGA